From the genome of Thermogutta terrifontis, one region includes:
- a CDS encoding efflux RND transporter periplasmic adaptor subunit, with the protein MLGRARASHSITVLERIINIVVPPLVVALGVVGFLVLKALSKPVPREVPEQPLPVVQTARVVRHSGGLELATDGLVVPYREIQLAVEVDGRIVEKTPQCEAGTFVTKGTLLLRIDKTDYEIEVNRLREQLRQAEAALAEWAVDVQNTQKLLEIAQQQLEIAKRDYQRAERLFGSNAIPQAEFDNARKSLLLAEQEVVNLENQLRTKQASKDRLEAVRDQAAVQLQKAEIDLARTEIRAPSDGVVVSDLVEENTYVRKGTTVLTFEDTSCAQVNCQLTMRQVAWLWAMLEGSSVDAKLATGEAYKVPKLPVTVEYELDGRVFYWEGTLDGYEGLGVDDRTRMVPCRILVPNPTAVKSKVVADTVPEAAGPARQPPALVRGMYVAVRIHVNPKMTVLRVPEQALQPGNVVGRVRDGKLRMVPVEFAQVVPEGALIIAPPELLREGDSVVVSPTPFVENNPLAFSDEGLPVEVQSVL; encoded by the coding sequence ATGTTAGGGCGAGCTCGGGCGTCGCATTCAATAACGGTCCTGGAAAGGATCATCAATATTGTGGTACCGCCCCTCGTTGTGGCGCTTGGGGTGGTGGGGTTTTTGGTCTTGAAGGCACTCAGTAAACCCGTTCCCCGAGAGGTTCCCGAGCAGCCTCTGCCAGTGGTCCAGACGGCACGGGTGGTGAGGCATTCTGGCGGGCTGGAATTGGCCACGGATGGGCTTGTCGTTCCCTATCGGGAAATCCAACTGGCGGTCGAGGTGGACGGACGCATCGTAGAGAAAACACCCCAGTGCGAAGCGGGAACGTTCGTCACCAAGGGGACCCTTCTTCTGCGCATTGACAAGACAGACTACGAAATCGAGGTGAATCGCCTCCGCGAACAGTTGCGGCAGGCAGAAGCCGCGCTGGCAGAATGGGCGGTTGATGTTCAAAACACGCAAAAGCTTCTGGAAATCGCCCAGCAACAATTGGAAATAGCGAAACGTGATTATCAGCGGGCAGAGCGCCTTTTCGGAAGCAACGCCATCCCGCAGGCAGAATTTGATAACGCGAGGAAATCACTTCTTCTGGCCGAGCAGGAAGTGGTCAATCTCGAAAACCAGCTTCGCACGAAACAGGCTTCCAAGGATCGACTGGAGGCTGTGCGGGATCAGGCGGCCGTGCAACTTCAGAAGGCCGAAATTGACCTGGCCCGCACAGAAATTCGCGCACCTTCTGATGGAGTGGTGGTGAGCGACCTGGTGGAAGAAAACACCTATGTGCGGAAGGGGACGACCGTTCTCACTTTCGAGGACACATCCTGTGCACAGGTCAATTGCCAGTTGACGATGCGACAGGTGGCCTGGCTGTGGGCCATGCTGGAGGGATCTTCGGTGGATGCAAAGTTGGCCACAGGTGAAGCCTACAAAGTCCCCAAGCTTCCCGTGACGGTGGAGTACGAATTGGACGGGCGGGTCTTCTATTGGGAGGGCACACTGGACGGCTACGAAGGTTTGGGCGTGGACGATCGGACACGCATGGTCCCCTGCCGGATTCTGGTACCGAATCCGACAGCGGTGAAATCGAAGGTCGTCGCCGATACTGTCCCTGAGGCTGCCGGGCCCGCCAGGCAGCCCCCAGCACTGGTTCGCGGGATGTACGTGGCCGTGCGGATCCATGTCAATCCGAAGATGACGGTCCTTCGCGTTCCCGAACAAGCGCTCCAGCCGGGCAACGTGGTGGGACGGGTGCGGGATGGAAAGCTCCGCATGGTGCCGGTCGAGTTTGCCCAGGTGGTCCCGGAAGGAGCTCTGATCATCGCGCCTCCGGAATTACTCCGGGAAGGTGATAGCGTCGTGGTATCTCCCACCCCCTTCGTGGAGAACAATCCCTTGGCCTTCTCTGACGAGGGACTTCCTGTCGAGGTGCAGTCGGTCCTATGA